The following coding sequences lie in one Acidobacteriota bacterium genomic window:
- a CDS encoding PspC domain-containing protein, with the protein MSKKLTRSSNQKMLGGVCGGLAAYFDIDISLVRLIFVGVAMVTAIFPMVLFYMVAWIVIPVNGKKA; encoded by the coding sequence ATGTCCAAAAAATTGACCCGGTCCTCGAACCAGAAGATGCTGGGCGGCGTCTGCGGAGGACTGGCGGCGTATTTCGATATCGATATTTCTCTCGTCCGCCTCATCTTTGTGGGGGTGGCCATGGTCACGGCCATTTTCCCCATGGTGCTTTTCTACATGGTCGCCTGGATCGTAATTCCCGTGAACGGGAAAAAGGCATAG